CTGCAAAAACAACATTTGAATCGTACCAGCGTAAAAACAACGACACGCTTATCATCGTTGCAGACGGACCCGACGCGGGACAAAAAATTCTGCGACTTGAAAACTCGGTATATTTATATTACCCGGACGCGGAAGAACTTATCCGCCTGCAAGGAAGCGCGCTCAAAGACAGCATAATGGGTTCTGATTTCAGCTATGAAGACTTAACGGAAAACGACGGCACGCTTGCGAATTACACAGGCGAGCTTTTGGGAACGGAAACAATCGACGGCGCGGAATGCTATCACCTTATGCTCACGGCAAAAACGAAAAAACAGTTATACCAAAAACAGGAACTATGGATTGACAGCACGACGTTCGTCGGAAGAAAAGAAATAATGTATTCTGCAAGCGGAAAAGCGCTCAGCGAAAGCACTATGACCGATTTTAAAAAAGTCGGAAACTACTACGTCGGAATGAAAGGACGCATGGTAAATCTGCTGAAAAAATCAAGCGTTACGGAAATGTCAGTTTTATCCATTGAATTTGACACGCCGATTTCCGACAAAATATTCTCAAAGGATGAACTCGCATGGTAAAAAACACGGTAAAAAAATCGTTTGCGTTTTTATCCGCGCTTGTCTTTGCAGCGCTTGCGTCGTTCGATGTATGTGCGGAAACGAAAATCGGTGCGGAAATCTCGCTGAACTCCGGCTGGATGCACATACAGTCGCCGGTTATTAAAAACGATGACTTTTGGTATTCGAGCGCACAAGCCGGACTGAAAATCGACACGGCGTTGTCTTCTTCTGTAAAAGCATATCTTGAAGGACGAGTCGATATTACTTCCGTGCCTGAACTGATAAACCCGGAAGCCGGAAACGCA
This sequence is a window from Treponema brennaborense DSM 12168. Protein-coding genes within it:
- a CDS encoding outer membrane lipoprotein-sorting protein; its protein translation is MKKLYAFMLAALTAISAAFAAELSIEEIMAKYDANTDYKTSKMKATLLVTDKFGTAKTTFESYQRKNNDTLIIVADGPDAGQKILRLENSVYLYYPDAEELIRLQGSALKDSIMGSDFSYEDLTENDGTLANYTGELLGTETIDGAECYHLMLTAKTKKQLYQKQELWIDSTTFVGRKEIMYSASGKALSESTMTDFKKVGNYYVGMKGRMVNLLKKSSVTEMSVLSIEFDTPISDKIFSKDELAW